The Pseudomonas eucalypticola genome has a window encoding:
- the argA gene encoding amino-acid N-acetyltransferase — protein sequence MPEYVNWLRHASPYINAHRDCTFVVMLPGDGLEHPNFGNIVHDLVLLHSLGVRLVLVHGSRPQIESRLAARGLTPHYHRGLRITDAATLECVVDAVGALRIAIEARLSMDMASSPMQGARLRVASGNLVTGRPIGVVEGIDYHHTGEVRRVDRKGINRLLDERSIVLLSPLGYSPTGEVFNIACEDVATRAAIDLQADKLLLFGEDRGLIDANGKLVRELRPQQVPAHLERLGMENYQAELLDAAAQACKGGVGRSHIVSYTENGALLTELFTRDGGGTLVAQEQFEQVREAAIEDVGGLLDLISPLEEQGILVRRSREVLEREIEQFSVVEREGMIIACAALYPIADSEAGELACLAVNPEYRHGGRGDELLERIEDRAREMGLKTLFVLTTRTAHWFRERGFEPSGVERLPAARASLYNYQRNSKIFEKAL from the coding sequence ATGCCCGAATACGTCAATTGGCTTCGCCACGCGTCCCCCTATATCAACGCCCACCGGGACTGCACCTTCGTGGTCATGCTGCCCGGCGATGGCCTGGAACATCCCAATTTCGGCAACATCGTTCATGACCTGGTGTTGCTGCACAGCCTGGGTGTGCGCCTGGTGCTGGTACATGGTTCCCGCCCCCAGATCGAAAGCCGCCTAGCGGCTCGTGGCCTGACGCCCCACTACCACCGTGGCCTGCGTATTACCGACGCCGCCACCCTGGAATGCGTGGTCGACGCGGTCGGCGCGCTGCGCATTGCCATTGAAGCGCGCCTGTCCATGGACATGGCGTCCTCGCCCATGCAGGGCGCGCGCCTGCGCGTGGCCAGCGGCAACCTGGTCACCGGCCGCCCCATCGGTGTCGTCGAGGGCATCGACTACCACCACACCGGCGAAGTGCGCCGCGTCGACCGCAAAGGGATCAACCGCCTGCTGGACGAGCGCTCCATCGTGCTGCTGTCGCCGCTTGGCTATTCGCCTACCGGCGAAGTGTTCAACATTGCCTGCGAAGACGTCGCTACCCGCGCCGCCATTGACCTGCAGGCAGACAAGCTGCTGCTGTTCGGCGAGGATCGCGGCTTGATCGATGCCAACGGCAAGCTGGTGCGTGAATTGCGCCCACAGCAAGTGCCTGCGCACCTGGAGCGCCTTGGCATGGAGAACTACCAGGCCGAGTTGCTGGATGCGGCGGCCCAGGCCTGCAAGGGCGGCGTGGGCCGCAGCCATATCGTCAGTTACACCGAGAATGGCGCGTTGCTGACCGAGCTGTTCACCCGCGATGGGGGCGGCACCCTGGTTGCCCAGGAACAATTCGAGCAGGTGCGTGAAGCGGCCATCGAAGACGTCGGTGGCCTGCTGGACCTGATCAGCCCGTTGGAAGAGCAGGGCATTCTGGTGCGCCGTTCGCGCGAGGTGCTGGAACGCGAGATCGAGCAATTCAGTGTGGTGGAGCGCGAGGGCATGATCATCGCCTGCGCAGCGTTGTACCCCATCGCCGACTCCGAGGCCGGTGAGCTGGCGTGCCTGGCCGTGAACCCGGAATACCGTCATGGCGGCCGTGGTGACGAATTGCTGGAGCGCATCGAAGACCGGGCGCGGGAGATGGGCCTCAAGACCCTGTTCGTGCTGACGACCCGTACCGCCCACTGGTTCCGCGAGCGCGGCTTCGAGCCCAGCGGTGTGGAACGCCTGCCAGCGGCGCGAGCGTCGCTGTACAACTACCAGCGCAACTCGAAAATCTTCGAAAAAGCCCTCTGA
- a CDS encoding inorganic triphosphatase, whose amino-acid sequence MQKETEIKLRVSPETLAELREHPLLKKRNKSGWERRELFNQYFDTPTGELAAAKVALRLRKDGDEVIQTLKTRGQSIAGLSERNEYNWDLTKAKLDLKKLDGECWPDELAELDKKTIKPVFTTDFVRERAEIAWGRGKAKVVIEAALDLGKVIVGKQSEEICELELELREGEPAALLELAAELAVKLPLMPCDISKAERGYRLAEPGSYALSLPTPELNAEMPLDDAFAALAWHLLGTSQRLAEQYRFNGHWRLLQDWVAQLIELRALAGSLGQAAPRSTTHELRVSLDALLEDWRPLVQAGNEDEDVRQAAPEQFAEELQDTRWGLFSLNTSRWLMERAWTAERNNRGNRQGAAQLVNWLSHFLGEEAAALQLGRYQQQPEDLAEQLPRIERIQSWLHHARQVLDLPEVDRLFGELNKLHELADTDISDEVLEARVQQALTVSQSRAWKQILRK is encoded by the coding sequence ATGCAAAAAGAAACCGAAATCAAACTGCGCGTCAGCCCCGAAACCCTGGCTGAATTGCGCGAACACCCGTTGCTGAAAAAGCGCAACAAGAGTGGCTGGGAACGCCGTGAGCTGTTCAATCAGTATTTCGACACGCCCACGGGCGAACTGGCTGCGGCCAAGGTCGCGCTGCGCCTGCGCAAGGATGGCGACGAAGTCATCCAGACCCTCAAGACCCGCGGCCAGAGCATTGCCGGCCTGTCCGAGCGCAACGAGTACAACTGGGACCTGACCAAGGCCAAGCTGGACCTCAAGAAGCTGGACGGCGAATGCTGGCCTGACGAACTGGCCGAGCTGGACAAGAAAACCATCAAGCCGGTGTTCACCACCGACTTCGTCCGCGAACGCGCGGAAATCGCCTGGGGCCGCGGCAAGGCCAAGGTGGTGATCGAGGCCGCGCTGGACCTGGGCAAGGTCATCGTCGGCAAGCAATCCGAGGAAATCTGCGAGCTGGAGCTGGAGCTGCGCGAAGGCGAGCCCGCCGCGCTGCTGGAACTGGCCGCCGAACTGGCCGTCAAGCTGCCGTTGATGCCGTGCGACATCAGCAAGGCCGAACGTGGCTACCGCCTGGCCGAGCCGGGCAGCTACGCCCTGAGCTTGCCGACGCCGGAACTGAACGCTGAAATGCCCTTGGACGATGCCTTCGCCGCCCTGGCATGGCACCTGCTGGGCACCAGCCAGCGCCTGGCCGAGCAGTACCGTTTCAACGGCCATTGGCGCCTGCTGCAAGACTGGGTGGCGCAACTGATCGAGCTGCGCGCCCTGGCCGGCAGCCTGGGCCAGGCAGCGCCACGCAGCACTACCCATGAACTGCGCGTGAGCCTCGATGCCCTGCTGGAAGACTGGCGCCCGCTGGTGCAGGCCGGCAACGAAGATGAAGACGTCCGCCAGGCTGCCCCTGAGCAGTTCGCCGAAGAACTGCAGGACACCCGCTGGGGCCTGTTCTCGCTGAACACCTCCCGCTGGCTGATGGAGCGCGCCTGGACCGCTGAGCGCAACAACCGTGGCAACCGCCAGGGCGCCGCGCAGCTGGTCAACTGGTTGAGCCACTTCCTGGGCGAAGAAGCTGCAGCGTTGCAACTGGGCCGTTACCAGCAGCAACCCGAAGACCTGGCCGAACAGCTGCCGCGCATCGAACGTATCCAGAGCTGGCTGCACCACGCCCGTCAGGTCCTGGACCTGCCGGAAGTGGACCGTCTGTTCGGTGAGCTGAACAAGCTGCATGAACTGGCTGATACCGACATCAGCGACGAAGTGCTGGAAGCACGCGTGCAGCAGGCGCTGACCGTATCCCAGAGCCGTGCCTGGAAGCAGATCCTGCGCAAGTAG
- the gcvP gene encoding aminomethyl-transferring glycine dehydrogenase, whose protein sequence is MSRLPALSELQDPGAFARRHLGPDAAEQRGMLDALGLASRAELIEQTVPPNIRFNGALELPPALDETAALAKLRGYAEQNQVWTSLIGMGYHGTLTPAVILRNVLENPGWYTAYTPYQPEIAQGRLEALLSFQQLTIDLTGLELANASLLDEATAAAEAMALARRVSKSKSQRFFVDRNCHPQTLSVVQTRANGFGIELVVDTVDNLSSHEVFGALLQYPDTHGEVRDLRPLIAQLHAQQAIACVAADLLSLLLLTPPGELGADVVFGSTQRFGVPMGYGGPHAAYFASREAYKRAIPGRIIGVSKDARGNVALRMALQTREQHIRREKANSNICTAQVLLANIAAFYAVYHGPDGLRRIAQRVHRLTQVLAAGLERKGITRLNTHFFDTLTLEVGGAQTAILESAQAARINLRILGRGQLGVSLDETCDAATVGTLWDIFLGVDHGLDVATLDAEGLAPGMPDELVRTSTYLTHPVFNQHHSETEMLRYLKQLENKDLALNQSMIPLGSCTMKLNATSEMIPITWPGFALLHPFAPLDQARGYKAMIDELEQWLCATTGFDAICMQPNSGAQGEYAGLLAIRKYHESRQQGQRDICLIPASAHGTNPASAQMASMRVVIVECDEAGNVDLDDLKAKAQAAGDKLSCLMATYPSTHGVYEEGIAEICEVVHQHGGQVYMDGANLNAQVGLARPADIGADVSHMNLHKTFCIPHGGGGPGMGPIGVRAHLAPFVANHPVVPLEGPLPSNGAVSAAPWGSASILPISWMYIAMMGPRLVEATEVAILSANYLARQLGAAFPVLYSGRNGRVAHECIIDLRPLKAQTGISEEDVAKRLMDYGFHAPTMSFPVPGTLMIEPTESESKAELDRFVEAMLAIRAEIEQVASGQWPAEDNPLIRAPHTLADITEPWARPYSIAQAITPSSHTKAHKYWPAVNRVDNVYGDRNLFCACVPLADYRG, encoded by the coding sequence ATGTCCCGGTTGCCAGCGCTGAGTGAACTGCAAGACCCCGGTGCCTTTGCCCGTCGCCACCTTGGCCCCGATGCCGCTGAACAGCGCGGCATGCTCGACGCCCTGGGGCTTGCCAGCCGCGCCGAGCTGATCGAACAGACGGTTCCCCCCAACATCCGCTTCAATGGCGCGCTTGAGTTGCCCCCGGCGCTGGACGAAACCGCCGCCCTGGCGAAGTTGCGCGGCTATGCCGAGCAGAACCAGGTCTGGACCAGCCTGATCGGCATGGGCTACCACGGCACGCTGACGCCAGCCGTGATTCTGCGCAACGTGCTGGAAAACCCTGGCTGGTACACCGCCTATACCCCCTACCAACCCGAAATTGCCCAGGGTCGGCTGGAAGCGCTGCTCAGCTTTCAGCAACTGACCATCGACCTCACCGGTCTCGAACTGGCCAATGCCTCGTTGCTCGATGAAGCCACCGCGGCGGCAGAAGCCATGGCCCTGGCGCGGCGGGTGAGCAAGTCGAAAAGCCAGCGTTTCTTCGTCGACCGCAACTGCCACCCACAAACCTTGTCGGTGGTGCAGACCCGCGCGAACGGGTTTGGCATAGAGCTGGTGGTCGATACTGTGGATAACCTGTCGAGCCACGAGGTGTTCGGCGCGTTACTGCAATACCCCGACACCCACGGCGAAGTCCGCGACCTGCGCCCCCTGATCGCGCAGCTGCATGCCCAGCAAGCCATCGCCTGCGTGGCCGCCGACCTGCTGAGCCTGTTGCTGTTGACCCCGCCCGGGGAGTTGGGCGCCGACGTGGTCTTTGGCTCTACCCAGCGCTTTGGCGTGCCCATGGGCTACGGCGGCCCGCACGCAGCCTATTTCGCCAGCCGCGAAGCCTACAAGCGCGCCATCCCCGGGCGCATCATCGGTGTCTCCAAGGATGCCCGTGGCAACGTCGCGTTGCGCATGGCCTTGCAGACTCGCGAGCAGCATATTCGTCGGGAGAAGGCCAATTCGAACATTTGCACCGCGCAGGTGCTGCTGGCCAACATCGCCGCCTTTTATGCCGTGTACCACGGGCCTGACGGCTTGCGGCGCATTGCCCAGCGCGTGCACCGGCTGACCCAGGTGCTGGCGGCCGGGCTTGAGCGCAAGGGCATCACGCGCCTGAACACTCATTTCTTCGACACCCTGACCCTCGAAGTAGGGGGCGCCCAGACCGCGATCCTGGAAAGTGCCCAGGCCGCACGGATCAACCTGCGCATCCTGGGGCGTGGGCAGTTGGGCGTGAGCCTGGACGAAACCTGCGATGCCGCCACCGTTGGCACGCTGTGGGACATTTTCCTGGGTGTCGACCATGGGCTCGATGTCGCCACGCTGGACGCCGAAGGCCTGGCGCCGGGTATGCCCGATGAGCTCGTGCGTACCTCCACGTACCTGACCCACCCGGTGTTCAACCAGCACCATAGCGAAACCGAGATGCTGCGCTACCTCAAGCAACTGGAGAACAAGGACCTGGCGCTGAACCAGTCCATGATCCCCCTCGGCTCTTGCACCATGAAGCTCAACGCCACCAGCGAGATGATCCCCATCACCTGGCCTGGCTTTGCCCTGCTGCATCCGTTCGCCCCCCTGGACCAGGCGCGCGGCTACAAGGCGATGATCGACGAACTGGAGCAGTGGCTGTGCGCGACCACGGGCTTCGATGCCATCTGCATGCAGCCCAACTCTGGCGCCCAGGGTGAATACGCCGGCCTGCTGGCGATCCGCAAATACCATGAAAGCCGCCAGCAGGGGCAGCGGGACATCTGCCTGATCCCGGCCTCGGCGCATGGCACCAACCCGGCTTCAGCGCAAATGGCGAGCATGCGGGTGGTGATCGTCGAGTGCGATGAGGCTGGCAACGTCGACCTCGACGACCTGAAGGCCAAGGCCCAGGCGGCGGGTGACAAGCTTTCCTGCCTGATGGCCACGTACCCCTCCACCCACGGCGTGTACGAAGAGGGTATTGCCGAGATCTGCGAGGTGGTCCACCAGCATGGGGGCCAGGTGTACATGGACGGTGCCAACCTCAATGCGCAAGTCGGCCTGGCACGCCCCGCCGATATCGGCGCCGATGTGTCGCACATGAACCTGCACAAGACCTTCTGCATTCCCCATGGCGGCGGGGGCCCGGGCATGGGCCCGATCGGCGTGCGCGCGCACCTGGCCCCCTTCGTGGCCAACCATCCCGTGGTGCCCCTGGAAGGCCCGCTGCCGAGCAATGGCGCCGTCAGCGCGGCGCCCTGGGGCAGCGCGAGCATTTTGCCGATCAGCTGGATGTACATCGCCATGATGGGGCCGCGGCTGGTGGAGGCGACGGAGGTGGCGATACTCTCGGCCAACTACCTGGCGCGGCAGCTCGGGGCGGCGTTCCCGGTGCTTTACAGCGGCCGCAATGGCCGGGTGGCACACGAATGCATCATCGACCTGCGGCCCTTGAAGGCGCAGACCGGCATCAGCGAAGAAGACGTGGCCAAACGCTTGATGGACTACGGTTTCCACGCCCCGACCATGTCGTTCCCTGTGCCTGGCACCTTGATGATCGAGCCGACCGAAAGTGAATCGAAGGCCGAACTGGACCGTTTCGTCGAGGCCATGTTGGCTATTCGCGCCGAGATCGAACAAGTAGCCAGCGGCCAGTGGCCCGCCGAGGACAACCCGCTGATACGGGCGCCGCACACTTTAGCGGACATCACCGAACCATGGGCACGGCCTTATTCCATCGCCCAGGCGATTACCCCCAGTAGCCACACGAAGGCGCACAAATACTGGCCAGCAGTGAACCGGGTGGACAATGTGTATGGGGACAGGAACCTGTTCTGCGCGTGCGTGCCGCTAGCCGACTATCGCGGCTGA
- the gcvT gene encoding glycine cleavage system aminomethyltransferase GcvT — MGQRTPLYDLHLALGAKMVDFGGWDMPLHYGSQVEEHHQVRRDCGVFDVSHMTVIDIDGPQAQAFLRHLLANDVARLQAVGAALYSAMLDEQGGIVDDMIVYLLQDGYRLVVNAATRDQDMAWLGKTVAGFEVRIRERPELAMLAIQGPEARHKVAQLVTQARANLIHQLKPFQGLTDGDWFIARTGYTGEDGLEIVLPRDQAPAFFNDLVGAGLSPIGLGARDTLRLEAGMNLYGQDIDQAHSPLVSNMAWSIAWEPAERDFIGRAALLAEQGRGVDEKLVGLVLEERGVLRAHQVVRIAEIGEGEITSGSFSPTLSKSIALARVPMATADRAEVEIRGKWYPVRVVRPTFVRHGKTLI, encoded by the coding sequence ATGGGACAGCGTACGCCTCTGTATGACCTGCACTTGGCGCTAGGCGCCAAAATGGTTGATTTTGGCGGTTGGGACATGCCCCTGCACTACGGTTCGCAGGTTGAGGAACACCACCAGGTGCGCCGTGACTGCGGTGTGTTCGATGTGTCGCACATGACCGTGATCGACATTGACGGCCCGCAGGCCCAGGCCTTCCTCAGGCACCTGCTGGCCAACGACGTGGCCCGCCTGCAAGCCGTGGGCGCAGCCTTGTACAGCGCCATGCTCGACGAGCAGGGCGGCATCGTCGACGACATGATTGTCTACCTGTTGCAGGACGGTTACCGCCTGGTGGTCAATGCTGCCACCCGAGACCAGGACATGGCATGGCTCGGCAAGACCGTCGCGGGTTTCGAAGTACGGATACGCGAGCGCCCCGAGCTTGCCATGCTCGCCATCCAGGGCCCGGAGGCGCGGCATAAGGTCGCGCAACTGGTAACCCAGGCACGCGCCAACCTGATCCATCAGCTCAAACCTTTCCAAGGCCTGACCGACGGCGATTGGTTCATCGCGCGCACCGGCTATACCGGTGAAGACGGCTTGGAAATCGTTTTGCCCAGGGACCAGGCCCCGGCATTTTTCAACGACCTGGTCGGTGCCGGGCTTTCGCCAATCGGCCTCGGGGCCCGGGATACGCTGCGTCTGGAGGCGGGCATGAACCTTTACGGCCAGGACATCGACCAGGCGCATTCGCCCCTGGTCTCCAACATGGCCTGGAGCATTGCCTGGGAGCCGGCCGAGCGCGACTTCATTGGCCGCGCCGCGCTGCTGGCCGAACAGGGTCGCGGCGTGGATGAAAAACTGGTTGGCCTGGTGCTGGAAGAACGCGGCGTGTTGCGTGCCCACCAGGTAGTCCGTATCGCAGAAATTGGCGAAGGGGAGATCACCAGTGGTAGTTTCTCACCTACGTTGAGCAAATCGATCGCCCTGGCGCGCGTCCCGATGGCCACTGCCGACCGAGCCGAGGTGGAAATCCGCGGCAAGTGGTACCCGGTGCGGGTCGTGCGGCCCACGTTCGTGCGCCATGGCAAAACCCTGATCTGA
- the argE gene encoding acetylornithine deacetylase, translated as MPLPSFKEQFAALIAAPSVSCTQASLDQTNKPVIDLLASWLGDLGFSCDIHEVSPGKFNLLASRGTGPGGLVLSGHSDTVPYDEKLWQTDPLKLTEVDGRWVGLGSCDMKGFFALIIEAVRPLLAHDFKQPLLVLATCDEESSMAGAKALAAAGWPLGRAAVIGEPTGLKPVRLHKGVMMERIDILGRSGHSSDPSLGHSAMEAMHGAISELMGLRKQWQVEYNNPQFSVPQPTLNFGCIHGGDNPNRICGQCSLEFDLRPLPGMDPKVLRDAIRQKLQPLAELHQVKIDYAPLFSEVPPFEQAADCELVQVAERLTGHRAEAVAFGTEAPYLQRLGCETLILGPGDIACAHQPGEFLEMSRLDPTVRLLRELIEHYCLKPVSL; from the coding sequence ATGCCGCTGCCCTCATTCAAAGAGCAATTCGCCGCCTTGATCGCCGCGCCTTCGGTGAGCTGCACCCAGGCCAGCCTGGACCAGACCAACAAGCCGGTGATCGATCTGCTGGCCAGTTGGCTGGGCGACCTGGGCTTCTCCTGCGACATTCATGAAGTGTCGCCCGGCAAGTTCAACCTGCTGGCCAGCCGCGGTACCGGCCCTGGCGGCCTGGTACTGTCAGGCCACAGCGACACCGTGCCGTATGACGAAAAGCTCTGGCAGACCGACCCGCTCAAGCTCACCGAAGTAGACGGGCGCTGGGTAGGCCTGGGCAGTTGTGACATGAAAGGCTTTTTCGCCTTGATCATCGAGGCCGTGCGGCCATTGCTTGCGCATGACTTCAAGCAACCGCTGCTGGTTCTCGCCACCTGTGACGAGGAAAGCTCCATGGCCGGGGCCAAGGCCCTGGCTGCCGCTGGCTGGCCGCTGGGCCGCGCAGCCGTGATCGGTGAACCCACCGGCCTCAAGCCCGTACGCCTGCACAAGGGCGTGATGATGGAGCGCATCGACATACTGGGGCGCAGCGGCCATTCCTCCGACCCAAGCCTTGGCCATAGCGCCATGGAAGCCATGCATGGCGCCATCAGTGAGCTGATGGGCCTGCGCAAGCAGTGGCAGGTGGAATACAACAACCCGCAATTCAGCGTGCCACAGCCCACCCTGAACTTTGGCTGCATCCATGGCGGTGACAACCCCAACCGCATTTGTGGCCAGTGCTCCCTGGAGTTCGACCTGCGGCCGTTGCCGGGCATGGACCCCAAGGTGCTGCGTGACGCCATTCGCCAGAAGCTGCAACCCTTGGCCGAGTTGCACCAGGTGAAGATCGACTACGCGCCGCTGTTCAGCGAAGTGCCGCCTTTCGAGCAGGCCGCGGACTGCGAGCTGGTCCAGGTAGCCGAACGTCTCACCGGCCATCGGGCGGAAGCGGTGGCATTCGGCACCGAAGCACCTTATCTTCAGCGCCTGGGTTGCGAGACCCTGATATTGGGGCCCGGCGACATCGCCTGTGCGCACCAGCCAGGAGAATTCCTGGAAATGTCACGTCTGGACCCTACTGTGCGTCTATTGCGTGAACTGATCGAACATTACTGCCTGAAGCCGGTCAGCCTTTAA
- a CDS encoding Lrp/AsnC family transcriptional regulator, with protein MQGGLDHYDRRILALLQEDASLSSAQIAEQVGLSQSPCWRRIQRLKEEGVIRGQVTLLDRKKIGLNTQIFAEVKLNAHGRSNFTEFTEAIRGFPEVLECYVLMGSVDFLLRIVTPDIEAYERFFFEKLSLVPGIQEVNSTVALSEIKSTTSLPVL; from the coding sequence ATGCAAGGCGGCTTGGATCATTACGACCGGCGCATCCTGGCGCTGCTGCAAGAGGATGCGTCGCTGTCCAGCGCGCAGATCGCCGAGCAGGTCGGGCTGTCGCAGTCACCGTGCTGGCGGCGTATCCAGCGGCTCAAGGAAGAGGGGGTCATACGGGGGCAGGTCACCCTGCTGGACCGCAAGAAAATCGGCCTGAACACGCAGATTTTCGCCGAGGTCAAACTCAACGCCCACGGCCGCTCCAACTTCACCGAATTCACCGAGGCGATCCGCGGCTTTCCGGAAGTGCTGGAGTGCTATGTGCTGATGGGGTCAGTGGACTTTCTGCTGCGCATCGTGACCCCGGACATCGAGGCCTACGAGCGGTTTTTCTTTGAGAAACTGTCGCTGGTACCGGGCATCCAGGAAGTGAACTCGACGGTCGCATTGTCGGAAATCAAGTCCACCACCAGTCTGCCGGTTCTATGA
- a CDS encoding GspE/PulE family protein codes for MSVVTAIEDRWLDLNELLRDLVAQGFLKQDCAEHAIAMRRALDNSHLHPLEFIAAQQLEDLSRPGKCLDLEQLTVWLAQQAGQPYLRIDPLKIDVAALTPLMSYGFAQRHKILAVAVSRTAVTVASAQPFVCSWEADLTHVLKRPIKRVVANPAEIQRFTVEFYRLARSVSGANTTELRGNSTGNFEQLLNLGASDQEPDADDAHIVNIVDWLFQYAFQQRASDIHIEPRREQGTVRFRIDGILHNVYQFPTQVTMAIVSRLKSLGRMNVAEKRKPQDGRVKTKTPEGGEVELRLSTLPTAFGEKMVMRIFDPQVLLKDFHELGLASDDLRRWQDMISQPNGIILVTGPTGSGKTTTLYTTLKRLATPQVNLCTIEDPIEMVEPAFNQMQVQHNIDLSFASGVRALMRQDPDIIMIGEIRDLETAEMAIQAALTGHLVLSTLHTNDAPSAISRLLELGVPHYLIKATLLGVMAQRLVRTLCPHCKVPQALSEEDWSALTRPWQAPAPTHAHRAIGCTECRDTGFRGRAGVYEILQMTDTVKAHIQAETDLLSLKRRAVMEGMRSLRLSGAQKVAAGHTTVEEVLRVTPRHDLK; via the coding sequence ATGTCCGTCGTTACCGCTATTGAGGACCGCTGGCTGGATTTGAATGAACTGCTGCGCGACCTGGTTGCCCAGGGCTTTCTCAAGCAGGACTGCGCTGAACATGCTATCGCCATGCGCCGCGCGCTGGATAACAGCCACCTGCACCCCCTGGAATTCATCGCCGCACAGCAGCTGGAAGACCTGAGCCGACCAGGCAAGTGCCTGGACCTCGAACAACTGACCGTGTGGCTGGCCCAGCAGGCCGGCCAGCCCTACCTGCGCATCGACCCGTTGAAGATCGACGTGGCGGCGCTCACGCCCTTGATGTCCTACGGTTTTGCCCAGCGTCACAAGATCCTGGCCGTGGCGGTATCGCGCACCGCGGTCACGGTGGCCAGCGCCCAGCCTTTCGTATGCAGCTGGGAGGCCGACCTCACCCACGTACTCAAGCGCCCGATCAAGCGGGTGGTGGCCAACCCTGCCGAAATTCAGCGTTTCACCGTGGAGTTCTACCGGCTGGCCCGCTCGGTCAGCGGCGCCAACACCACGGAACTGCGCGGCAACAGCACGGGCAACTTCGAGCAACTGCTGAACCTGGGTGCCAGCGACCAGGAGCCTGACGCCGATGACGCCCACATCGTCAACATCGTCGACTGGCTGTTTCAGTACGCCTTCCAGCAACGCGCCAGCGATATCCACATCGAACCGCGTCGTGAACAGGGCACGGTACGCTTTCGCATCGACGGCATCCTGCACAACGTCTATCAGTTCCCCACCCAGGTGACCATGGCCATCGTCAGCCGCCTAAAGAGCCTGGGGCGGATGAATGTGGCAGAAAAACGCAAACCCCAGGATGGTCGGGTCAAGACCAAGACTCCGGAAGGTGGCGAGGTGGAATTACGCCTCTCGACCTTGCCCACGGCCTTTGGCGAGAAGATGGTAATGCGTATCTTCGACCCGCAGGTACTGCTCAAGGACTTCCACGAACTGGGCCTGGCCAGCGACGACCTGCGCCGCTGGCAAGACATGATCAGCCAGCCCAACGGCATCATTCTGGTCACCGGCCCCACGGGCTCGGGCAAGACCACCACGCTTTACACCACGCTCAAGCGCCTCGCCACACCCCAGGTCAACCTATGCACCATCGAAGACCCCATTGAAATGGTGGAGCCGGCGTTCAACCAGATGCAGGTCCAGCACAACATCGACCTGAGCTTCGCCAGCGGTGTTCGCGCGCTCATGCGCCAAGACCCGGACATCATCATGATCGGCGAGATTCGTGACCTGGAAACCGCCGAAATGGCCATCCAGGCAGCACTCACGGGCCACCTGGTGCTATCGACGCTGCACACCAACGACGCCCCCAGCGCCATCAGTCGCCTGCTGGAACTGGGCGTGCCGCACTACCTGATCAAGGCCACCCTGCTGGGGGTAATGGCCCAGCGCCTGGTGCGCACGTTGTGCCCCCATTGCAAGGTGCCTCAGGCGCTGTCCGAAGAAGACTGGTCGGCACTGACGCGCCCCTGGCAGGCGCCCGCCCCGACCCATGCCCACCGCGCCATCGGCTGCACCGAGTGCCGCGACACGGGCTTTCGCGGACGCGCCGGGGTGTACGAGATCTTGCAGATGACCGACACCGTGAAAGCGCACATCCAGGCCGAGACAGACCTGCTGTCGCTCAAGCGCCGCGCCGTGATGGAAGGCATGCGCAGCCTGCGTTTGTCAGGGGCCCAGAAGGTAGCCGCGGGGCACACGACAGTGGAAGAAGTGCTGCGCGTGACGCCGCGCCATGATTTGAAATAG
- the gcvH gene encoding glycine cleavage system protein GcvH — MSNIPADLRFAESHEWARLEADGTVTVGISDHAQEALGDVVFVELAEVGKVFTAGDAAGVVESVKAASDIYAPVSGEVIAVNEELADSPETLNEEPYSAWIFKLKPSDKAELDNLLDAAGYKAAIGE, encoded by the coding sequence ATGAGCAATATCCCCGCTGACCTGCGTTTTGCCGAAAGCCACGAGTGGGCACGCCTGGAAGCCGATGGCACCGTCACCGTCGGTATCTCCGACCACGCCCAGGAAGCCCTGGGTGACGTGGTGTTCGTCGAGCTGGCCGAAGTGGGCAAGGTCTTCACTGCTGGCGACGCCGCTGGCGTGGTCGAGTCGGTAAAGGCTGCCTCGGACATCTACGCACCCGTGTCGGGCGAAGTGATCGCCGTCAACGAGGAACTGGCCGACAGCCCGGAGACATTGAACGAGGAGCCTTACAGCGCGTGGATCTTCAAGCTCAAGCCAAGCGACAAAGCTGAACTGGACAACCTGCTGGACGCTGCCGGCTACAAAGCCGCCATCGGCGAGTAA
- a CDS encoding DUF2388 domain-containing protein, giving the protein MRLKTAVVTLALLSVPVGSAMADGFLRDVLSSGATTGSTYLTFRHHKLIVAAQDDAGSYVASNGSIKGPYLEAAMQQVRTDNPGLKATDMELANAILIKGAEPTAD; this is encoded by the coding sequence ATGCGTCTGAAAACTGCCGTTGTAACGCTCGCCCTGCTCTCGGTACCCGTCGGTTCAGCCATGGCCGACGGCTTCCTGCGCGACGTGCTTTCGTCCGGGGCAACCACCGGTTCCACGTACCTGACGTTCCGTCACCACAAACTGATCGTCGCTGCTCAGGACGATGCCGGTAGCTATGTGGCCAGCAACGGCAGCATCAAGGGGCCGTACCTGGAAGCAGCGATGCAGCAAGTGCGCACCGATAACCCTGGCCTGAAAGCCACCGATATGGAATTGGCCAACGCCATCCTGATCAAGGGCGCCGAGCCTACGGCTGATTGA